The DNA window CCTATTTGTAAATGGTGTAAACTGAGGGGATATGGGATACTTAAACTGGCTACACATTATCAACATGGCAAAAGCTCCATAGCATATTGATTATCCCTGGACAATATTGCATACTCGGCAGGAAACGTACAATTCCATTTAAAACTGGTATCTCAACTACAAACCATTTTAGTTGTAGGAATCAAacatttacagtggcttgcgaaagtattcaccagCCTTGGCATttatcctattttgttgccttacaacctggaattaaaatggattttggggggtttgtatcatttgatttacacaacatgcctaacaCTTTGAAGATTCAAAATATTtttaattgtgaaacaaacaagacaaaaaaaagacagaaaacttgagcatgcataactactcaccctcccaaagtcaatactttgtagagccaccttttgcagcaattacagctgcaagtcccttggggtatgtctctataagcttggtacatctagccactgggatttttgcggctccagctccttcaagttggatgggttccgctggtgtacagcaatctttaagtcataccacagattctcaattggattgaggtctgggctttgactaggccattccaagacatttcaaaccactcgagtgttgctttagcagtatgcttagggtcattgtcctgccgGAAGgagaacctccgtcccagtcgcaaatctctggaagacaaacaagtttcccctcaagaatttccctgtatttagcaccatccatcattccttcaattctgactagtttcccagtccctgccaatgaaaaacatccccacagcatgctgccaccaccatgcttcactgtggggatggtattcttggggtaATGAAAGGTGGTTcctgatggccaaaaagctcaattatAGTCTCATCTGATCAGAGTGCCTTCTTCCATATGTGTGGGAAGTCTCTCACATGCCTTTTGgagaacaccaaacgtgtttgcttattttttctttaagcaatggctttttttctggccactcttccgtgaagcccaactctgtggagtgtatggcttaaagtggtcctatgaacagataaccctgaaagagctgcaaagctccacagcgaagATTGGGGTATgtttggtctctttgttgactCTCTGatgaatgccctccttgcctggtccgtgaattTTGGTGGGTTGCCCTTTGTGctgcaggtttgttgtggtgccatattctttcaattttttaataatggatttaatggtgctccatgggatgttcaacaTTTCGGGTAATTTTATTTTATAAGCCAaccttgatctgtacttctccacaactttgtccctgacctgtttggcgagctccttggtcttcatggtgccgcttgcttggtggtgccctttgcttagaggtgttgcagactctggggcctttcagaacagggaACAGAACACTGAGATCACGTGACAGACCATGTGACActaagattgcacacaggtggactttaacaaatgatgtgacttctgacagtaattggttgcaccaaatCTTAttaaggggcttcatagcaaagggggtgaatacatatgcacacaccactttttcatttttttgacttttttgaaacaagttattttttccatttcatttcaccaatttggactaatTTGTGTAAcaccattacatgaaatccaaataaatattacaggttgtaaatgcaacaaaataggaaaaacaccaaggggaatgaatacttttgcaagtcaATATATTCTGATTATTTCCAAAAGGGTCAACGGAAAATACAAAATGCCCATCATTAAGCAAAGGGATTCAATTAGGAGTCCAACACATGATTCTCTAGCTCAAAACaaataccaccacacacacacacattttgggtatacatttAAGAATATTCAGAAACTTATATTGTACAAAAATTGTTCCCATCAGCGTTGTGTTCATTGCTCAACTTTTGATTGAAAATGGATTGCTCTTCCTGCACAGTGACATTGCAGTATATTAAATTCCCTTTACATTTAACATCCTACACATTTCCATTACATCAAATTAACTGCTTACAAATTCCCTTTATACACTAGAATGAACTTCTCACATTCGAAGCCCCCTGAAATAATGGAAATGGCCCTCTGGCTGGTGTATTTTTTTCTTGCTGCATCTCACAGGTTGCACTTGATTATGGAGAATGTAAACAGAATGTCATTTGCTCCATGCTACAATGACACACAGTCCATTCAGATAAACTATATTGCCTTAAAAATGTGGTTTGGCAACTCAAACAAATAAAAGTGCAATCATTTTGTTGGAAATAATTTGTTACAGTTGATCACAAACTATGCATTACCACAACCTTGAAATCACAGATGAGAAAGAACACTTTATATTACTGGCCTCAATATTCTAGAAAAACCTGCTAAAAAATATAAAGAACACATTTGATCATTGCTTTTAAATTCACACATGCCTCATCTCTGGTACAGCCTCTTTTGTACTCTGACATGTTTGAAAAAGATCCTTGCATTGCAATTTGTTCAGGCTGTGCTATTCTTTCTACATAAACAGTTTTGCATTTATTTGGTCCTTTTCTACAAAATGGCATTTCAAGAAAGTGACAAGAAAAGGCATATATCAATTCATTAAAATGTTGTTGCAAATAACAAAGACACATGTAGAGCATATTCAGCATGTTTGCAGTACAATAAAAGGGCATTATAAAATGCATAAAAACAACTATTTTCAGTGAATCTCTCTCATTTaaactgcaatatgtaactttttgtgcGACCCAACCAAAGTCACATAGAAAAGTGAGTtacagatctgtcattctcattaaaagcaagtctaagaagtggtatatctgttctatgtgcactacctctatgcttcccgttcttaagttttgtttgaGTCTTTCTCTTTAGTTTTGGTACACTAGATTCAAAtcgctgaaaatacaatataatTGGTTATGGAAAACATATTTTTCTAGCGGGATAGATAGTgaaatgattctctacacaatgactgcttgttttgtgAAACTGATATAAGGTACaactatttgaattttagcatattgcacctttaacaaTCATTACATCGCAAAATTAAACCAAACTTAGGTCTATACTTTTACACCATATTCCCTTTGTTGGGGAGTATTTCAGTATCCTTGATTCATACAGAGCCTCAACATTTATTATGCCATAGAGTGGGTTTCTATGGGAtactaaatacagttgaagtcggaagtttacattcacttaggttggagtcattaaaactagtttttaaccactccacaaatgtcttgctaacaaactatagttttggcaagtcagttaggacatctactttgtgcacgacacaagtaatttttccaacaattgtttacagactgataatttcacttataattcactgtatcacaattccagtgggtcagaagtttacatgcgctaagttgactgtgcctttaaacagcttggaaacttcaaacaaatgatgtcatggctttagaagcttctgataggctaattgatctaatttgagtcaattggaggtgtacctgtggatgtatttcaaggcctaccttcaaactcagtgcctctttgcttgacatcatgagagaatcaaaagaaatcaaccaagacctcagaaaaaggaAGGAagaagacgtgttctgtctcctagagatgaatgtactttagtgtgaaaagtgcaaatcaatcccagaacaacagcaaaggaccttgtgaagatgctggaggaaacaggtacaaaagtatctatatccatagtaaaacgagtcctatatcgacataacctgaaggggcgctcagcaaggaagaagccattgctccaaaaccgccataaaaaagccaaactacggattgcaactgcacatgggaacaaagatcgtactatttggagaaatgtcctctggtccgatgaaacaaaaatataactgtttggccataaagatcatcattatgtttggaggaaaaaggggtaggcttgcaagccgaagaacaccatcccaaccgtgaagcacgggagtcgcagcatcatgttgtgggagtgctttgctgcaggagggactggtgcacttcacaaaatagatggcatcatgaggcaggaaaatgatggaGATATatagaagcaacatctcaagacatcagttaaagcttggtcgcaaatgggtcttccaaatggacaatgacccctaacatattttcaaagttgtggcaaaatggcttaaggacaaagtcaaggtattggagtggccatcaaaaagccctgacctcaatcatattgaacatttgtgggcagaactgaaaaagtgtgtgcaagcaaggaggacacctagtcattcaaaggtttttctttatttttactattttctacattgtagaacaatggtgaagacatcaaaactatgaaataacacatgtaggaatcatgtagtaacctaaaagtgttaaacaaatcaaaatatattttatttgagatccctttgccttgatgaaagctttgcacactcttggcattctctcaaccagcttcacctggaatgcttttccaacagtcttgaaggagttcccacatatgctgagtattgttggctgctattcctttactctgcggtccaactcatcacaaaacatctcaatttggttaagatcaggtgattgtggaggccaggtcatctgattcagcactccatcactctgcttctttgtcaaatagcccttacacaacctggaggtgtgttgggtaattgtcctgttgaaaaacaaatgatagtgggactaagggcaaacaagatgggatggtgtatcgctgcagaatgctgtgatgtgccttgaattcgaaataattcagtgtcaccagcaaagcacccccacttctcctcctccatgcttcacggtgggaaccacacatgcggagatcatccgttcacctactctgcgtctcacaaagacacggcggttggaaccaaaaatctcaaatttggactcatcagaacaaaggacagatttccaccggtctaatatccattgctcgtgtttcttggcccaagcaagtctcttcttattattggtgtcctttagtagtggtttctttgcagcaatttgaccatgaaggcttgattcaagcagtctcctctgaacagttgatgttgagatgtgtctgttaagtgaactctgtgaagcatttatttgggctgcaatctgaggtgcagttaaatcTAAtgaaggtaactctgggtcttcctttcctgtggcggtcctactcatgagagccagttacatCATAGCACTTGGTTTttacaactgcacttgaagaaactgcattgactgaccttcatgccttaaaaTGATGGactaatttctctttgcttgtttgagctgttcttggcataatatggacttggtattttaccaaatagggctatcgtctgtataccaaccctaccttttcagaacacaactgatcggctcaaacgcattaaggaaagaaattccacaaattaacttttaacaaggcacacctgttaattgaaatgcattccaagtgactacctcatgaagctggttgagagaatgccaagacattgcaaagctgtcaaggcaaagggtagctactttgaaaaatgtcaaatatttattttacctttatttaacttggcaagtcagttaagaacaaattcttattttcaatgacgtcccAGGAACAgaggattaactgccttgttcaggggcagaacgacagatttgtactttgtcagctcggggattcgattttgcaacctttcggttactagtccaacgctctaaccactaggctacctgcccacccAAATAAAAATATACTTTGATTCATTTAACACTattggttactacctgattccatatgtgttattagtttgtcttcactattattctacaaagtagaaaaaaaataagaaaaacccttgaatgagtaggtgtgtccaaacttttgactggtacttatatatatatatatatatggcattccaaaagtattcagaccccttgactttctccacatgttgttacattacagtcttattctaaaatagatttattttgtatttattttttattccccctaatctacacacaatatgacaaagcgaaaaaaacAGGAttctatacatttttgcaaatgtataaaaaataaagattaataccttatttacataagtattcagctatgagactcgaaattgagctcaggtgcatcctgttttcattgatcatccaacaacttggagaccacctgtggtaaattcaattgactgaaaATTATTTgcaaaggaacacacctgtctatataaaaaggtcccatagttgacggGGCATTtcagagcaaagaccaagccatgCGGTTGAAAGATTTGTCCGCAGacctccgagacagaattgtgtcgaggcacagatctggggtaaggtacaaaataaaaatctgctgcattgaagggcctccatcattcttaaacggaagaagtttggaacaaccaagaatcttcctagagctggccgcccggccaaaccaatcaggcctttacagtagagtggccagacgaaagccactcctcagtaaaaggcacatgacaggccgcttggagtttgccaaaaggcacctaaatgaatctcagaacatgagaaacaagatactctggtctgatgaaagcaagcatacagccaagacaatgcaggagtggcttcgggacaagtctctgaatgtccttgagtggccctgctagagcccggacttgaacctgattgaacatctctagagagacctgaaaatagttgtgcagcgacgctccccatccaaactgacagagcttgagaggatctgcagagaataatgggagaaactccccaaatacaggtgtaccaagcgtGTAGCTCAAGGctggttgaagcacctttggcagcgatttcaaagtactgagtaaacatACGTAACATAGTAATACATATGTAAAAACtgttaataaggctgtaacgtaacaaactgtggaataagtcaagcggtctaaatactttccaaagaCACTGTATTTATCCCCCAAAAAAGGTTGTAAAATaaattgttaaataaatgttcaacTTCTATGGCTGCTAAAGAATTGGATCAGAATTAGTTTCATCAATAAGGCTGTAATTTGCTCAGTCAACTAACAGATTGGATAATCAGGCCACAAGCTTAACTGCTTCAGTAGTTATTTCAGAGGAACTTTGTCCCTCCTCTGACATCTTTGATCTCCATGGAAACAACTGTGCCCTTTGTGGCAGTAACTCAATTTTCTATAGCTACTGGTTCCATCTTCTCGCTCCCTGCAGTAGGTACCAACTCTATTTCAGCCTCCTCCACTGCAGCGCCATTCATGAGTGGTTTAGCATTTTCGGCTGTGTGGCTAACCGATACAGGAGACAAAGAGGTTTGTTCAGGTGGCGTGCCTGTTGGACTGCCCTGATCTGCCAGAACCCCATCCATGACTGCCAACTGCTACAGAGGAATGAAAATATTGGATAAATGTATTCAAGCCACCCAAGAAAGCTTTTACATGTGCCATTAGAAAAATCTATATCCACTTACTATCTGGAGATCTGTCATTTTCTTCTCACCCTCTGCCTTTTTTTGTGTTATGGTTAACAGGTGATCCAGAATGGACTGCTTTGGCTGCATGCCCTTGTCAAAATGATTATACATGCCACACCAAAACCTGTCAAATAAATAATGCAATTGGTATTCTATCAAATTAAACACAAATTCAAATGTTTGAAAAAAATACTCTGTACAGATATTGCTCATGTACATTGACAATATATTTATTTGCTCATAGTGGAAAACTCAGGAAACCAATGAGAACTTACTTGAAATTCAACGGCAATGTGCTTGGCCTCAGAACCTCCCTCCCTAATGAGCATTTGTGCAGAGGATTTCTGTACTGATGGCGGTTCTCCCAGAGAAATGGCCAAACTGAGAAGGTCCTCTCATAAAGTCTGAAGATTGAAAGGATAAATTGTTCACGAACAGATTAAAACCTCCAAATCGGAAATGACTACTACAGAAAAGGAAATCAGATGTCTGCATAGGCACTGCAGTTTATTTCAGGGACTCCTCACCGcatctcctctcgctctctttggcAGTTGCCAATGAAATTTCCAAACTGGCAGGAGTAAACATGGTTGTGGATTTCCAAAAGGTACTTCTCGTTGTACTCAAAGCCACAAGGGTACTGCTCCATGAGATTCCAAAGACATTCAATGAACTGGGTGAATACAGGGGACACCTCCTTGGGATCCCCATCCACATGCCCAcacctgcaactcaatattatatCTGTTATCTTCTTATGTCCTATGTACACCATGAAAATCTTATGTTAAGACTTATCTGGGTTTTAGCTTGTCTGATAGTTCAGTTGTTTTCGTCTCAAAGTtgtgtaatttagcagacaccaACATGGTTAGATGATTAGCCTTGTTCCAAATATATTAGATGTTAATACCTTTGTGTGAATTTATGCCCCATAGATATCCATTCTTTTTCTATCAAAACCTAAAATAAGAAATAAACAGAACGGGAGTTTAAATAGTGTTAAAATCATTATATTTTGTAGACAATAACTGTGTTGTCCAGCACACAAATACTCAGTGTCAAGATAATGTAAGCAAACCACTCTGTTCTCACCATGAGTCCCTTGATGGTACGATAGAAGGGGTCCAAGAGGATGCTTGCCAAAGAACACACCTGAGCTGTGCGATCCCAGCCATCTGAGCAGTGTACAAGCACACTAGCCTTATCCTCAGCCACAGCCTTAGCAGAGACAAAGGATAGCTCAGAACCACATCATACACACTAGTTTAAAAAACTAGATAGATacaaagcaaaaaaaatatttgttttcatacatttctaAGGTTATAGgtaataaataagaatgtgttgctATGTTTATATTGAACTAAGAAGATCGCTACATTTCTAAGGTTATAGGTactaaataagaatgtgttgctGTGTTTATATTGAACTAAGAAGATCGCTACATGGCAGGATGTCTATTACCTTAGCCAGAAATACTCCAGCATCCATCACAGCCTTGATGTGACGCAGCCAACCAGAATTCTCCAGTCCCGTCAAGTAGTCACTCATTGTTGGAGACTTCATAGCACACACTGAAAACAGAAGATGACAACTAAGCACCTTATAAACTTGACTTTGTCGAGCATGAACTTTGCCTGGTCTTTAGTCCATGCTGCAAAATGACTTTTCACTTTAGTAAATGATTAATAAGTATAACCCATTACATCCAATGATTATGGTTCCTCGTTTTAATGTGAGAGCAATGACAGTAACCTTCCAGAAGCTTCTGCAGACTGTTCCTCATGACATGGATATTCTCAATGCCCACAAACTGAAAGCAGATGTTTGAGTAGTTGTCCTCATTCTCGTATCCCTTTCCTGCTGCTCTATTGGCCATGGCATTCAACTGGGAAAAAAAGCAGGATGGTTTGGATTAGGATGGGGCAATTGAAACATACAGGGGAAATTAGCAATACAATTATCTGAAAGCGTGTTTATTACCTTAGGCCTGGTATCCACCACATACATGAAGGTGCTTTTGGGATTAGCCCGGCTGATTGCCTGTAGCATCTCCTCATCTTCTACACATCGAGCACTTAACCCGGACAGGGGCTGGCTACAGCGGCAAATGGCAGCCTGGTAGATGAGGGGGAAACCAAAACAGCTTCACCATGAAGTGCACTTGGAATGCCATTGTAATcattaaccctcctgctgtgttccggttgaattggaccgatttacaagttctctctgaaaaatgtagttaatttaatctgattgtcataaggtgccatgactttgtccacacagggcatctgaacacacaaaatacattttgataattttcattacattttgtgtgttttatttaacttttgtacacctgtggtatTCCCGATCAAAAAtgaccagtctttagaaatgaatgggtgagactacaattaatgtataaaattgagttcaggcacatgcccatttatcagatggacacacttcctctcccagacccccacatgcatgtgtgtttgagcacacacatacacacacctcactccccttcttggcttccatggcaacccccatgggaacctttccccaatataaTCTTCCCCCAAACgagaaccacacctgttggcattctcacaaacaattgcAACATTGTCTCAATAATATATACaacttttctcgcagctctggtgcataaagcttttttgagacCTTGCTCACGATTctttctgtggcagcacaatgaccaaaagatatactgtatgtgaggctcttgaccATATCTTttatcatgacactggtgaggagagtCCTCACCAGtgcacaatatgtttcatctgagtatttgtagtcaaaataatccatacattatgcttttttttttttttttactcaaaaacgagttgtatgagctcaggtcaatgaggcctacaggccataaatagcaaattgAAGTTCAAAAcgtgtaatgttcacaagaacttaagttgataaaaagattaaacaacattaggtgataatatatgtattattatggatttataaatcagctataatgggatggtcattttggaccgggaacacagaattaattaacattaaacgaacacaacaggagggttaacagatacagtatgtatagcATGCGCAGAGATGAGACTGAACCTTGCATTAAATAAGGGAGAGTCTGAACTTACATTACTTTCCTTGTGGTAGTAGGAGAGAGTAGGAATGCGCCCCCTGCTCCTGAATTTGGCACTCCCAAAGACTGTGCCCTTGCTTGCGGTTTTAGGAATGCCCAGTTCTGAGTGATATGTGCTGCAAAGCTAAGCAATCCAGAGGGAACAGAACAACGTGTGCATGCATTAGTTTGACAAAAAAGCAAATCCAATAAAGAGTCTGAAAGGCATATGATTGCTTAACTTACCTCATAGTTCTTGTTGAGGTCTGTCATTTCCCAAAACTCATTGGGCAATCCCATTCTTTTGAAATCCATGGCTGAGTCAATAAAGCCCCAACCATTTCTTCTCTCATCTTCATCTTGTTTTGGGTTGTAAAGAAAAGCATACAACTCTTCCACTTTCCCTATAAAAAATTTCCAATGTTACTGTATGGACGAATTGTATAAATATTCACAGTGGATCATAATTTTGTTTTTCCCCGAAAGGGAGGAGGGTTGATCTGGAATGCTACTGTAAGTACCTGGTTGGGAGAGTCTGACCAGGGACTGATGAACATTTTGGCAGTCCCTCTCACTGGAAATCACAAAGTGAGCCACATGGAAATTCTTGCAGGAAATGTGAAGTGGGCATCCCATGGCTGTAAGAGGGAGTTTCTCTACTGTGGCTATGAGATGGTGTAACATCTGGTGAAGATGAGAGTGAAACCAAAAACTATTAATTTTGAGTCCTGGCTTTGAAGTTCCCTACCACTTCAATATTGGCAGAAACCCAGATAGGTGTAGGCCTAATATTTGTGGCACCACCCCTGCTATTAAggggcatatacagtggggcaaaaaagtatttagtcagccaccaattgtgcaagttctcccacttaaaaagatgagaggcctgtaattttcatcataggtacacttcaactatgacagacaaaatgagaaaagaaaaaaaatccagaaaatcacattgtaggatttttaatgaaatcATTTGAAAATAtttggtagaaaataagtatttgatcaccttcaaacaagcaagatttctggctctcagagtcctctgtcctccactcgttacctgtattaatggcacctgtttgaacttgttatcagtataaaaagacacctgtccacaatctcaaacagtcacactccaaactccactatagccaagaccaaagagctgtcaaaggacaccagaaacaaaattgtagacctgcaccaggctgggaagactgaatatgcaataggtaagcagcttggtttgaagaaatcaactgtgggagcaattattaggaaatggaagacatacaagaccactgataatctcccttgatctggggctacACGCAAggtctcaccccgtggggtcaaaattatcacaagaacggtgagcaaaaatctcagaaccacacggggggacctagtgaatgacctgcagagagctgggaccaaagtaacaaagcctaccatcagtaacacactacgccgccagggactcaaatcctgcggtgccagatgtgtccccctgcttaagccagtacatgtccaggcccgtctgaagtttgctagagagcatttggatgatccagaagaagattgggagaatgtcatatggtcagatgaaaccaaaatagaactttttggtaaaaactcaactcgtcgtgtttggaggacaaagaatgctgagatgcatccaaagaacacaatacctactgtgaagcatgggtatggggaaacatcatgctttggggctgtttttctgcaaagggaccaggacgactgatccgtgtaaagtaaataatgaatggggccatgtatcgtgagattttgagtgaaaacttccttccatcagcaagggcattgaagatgaaacgtggctgggtctttcagcatgacaatgatcccaaacacaccgcccgggcaacgaaggagtggcttcgtaagaagcatttcaaggtcctggcgtggcctagctagtctctagttctcaaccccatagaaaatctttggagggagttgaaagtctgtgttgcccagcaacagccccaaaacatcactgctctaaaggagatctgcatggaggaatgggccaaaataccagcaacagtgtgtgaaaaccttgtgaagacttacagaaaacgtttgacctgtcgttgccaacaaagggtatataacaaagtattgagaaacttttgttattgaccaaatatttattttccaccataatttgcaaataaa is part of the Oncorhynchus clarkii lewisi isolate Uvic-CL-2024 chromosome 10, UVic_Ocla_1.0, whole genome shotgun sequence genome and encodes:
- the LOC139418420 gene encoding phosphatidylinositol-3,5-bisphosphate 3-phosphatase MTMR8 isoform X3; the encoded protein is MEHILTPKVEEVKLLDRYTAKKPAIGTLYLTATHLIFVETSCNTRKETWMLHHLIATVEKLPLTAMGCPLHISCKNFHVAHFVISSERDCQNVHQSLVRLSQPGKVEELYAFLYNPKQDEDERRNGWGFIDSAMDFKRMGLPNEFWEMTDLNKNYELCSTYHSELGIPKTASKGTVFGSAKFRSRGRIPTLSYYHKESNAAICRCSQPLSGLSARCVEDEEMLQAISRANPKSTFMYVVDTRPKLNAMANRAAGKGYENEDNYSNICFQFVGIENIHVMRNSLQKLLEVCAMKSPTMSDYLTGLENSGWLRHIKAVMDAGVFLAKAVAEDKASVLVHCSDGWDRTAQVCSLASILLDPFYRTIKGLMVLIEKEWISMGHKFTQRCGHVDGDPKEVSPVFTQFIECLWNLMEQYPCGFEYNEKYLLEIHNHVYSCQFGNFIGNCQREREEMRLYERTFSVWPFLWENRHQYRNPLHKCSLGREVLRPSTLPLNFKFWCGMYNHFDKGMQPKQSILDHLLTITQKKAEGEKKMTDLQIDNYPTHLQVV
- the LOC139418420 gene encoding phosphatidylinositol-3,5-bisphosphate 3-phosphatase MTMR8 isoform X4 is translated as MLHHLIATVEKLPLTAMGCPLHISCKNFHVAHFVISSERDCQNVHQSLVRLSQPGKVEELYAFLYNPKQDEDERRNGWGFIDSAMDFKRMGLPNEFWEMTDLNKNYELCSTYHSELGIPKTASKGTVFGSAKFRSRGRIPTLSYYHKESNAAICRCSQPLSGLSARCVEDEEMLQAISRANPKSTFMYVVDTRPKLNAMANRAAGKGYENEDNYSNICFQFVGIENIHVMRNSLQKLLEVCAMKSPTMSDYLTGLENSGWLRHIKAVMDAGVFLAKAVAEDKASVLVHCSDGWDRTAQVCSLASILLDPFYRTIKGLMVLIEKEWISMGHKFTQRCGHVDGDPKEVSPVFTQFIECLWNLMEQYPCGFEYNEKYLLEIHNHVYSCQFGNFIGNCQREREEMRLYERTFSVWPFLWENRHQYRNPLHKCSLGREVLRPSTLPLNFKFWCGMYNHFDKGMQPKQSILDHLLTITQKKAEGEKKMTDLQIQLAVMDGVLADQGSPTGTPPEQTSLSPVSVSHTAENAKPLMNGAAVEEAEIELVPTAGSEKMEPVAIEN
- the LOC139418420 gene encoding phosphatidylinositol-3,5-bisphosphate 3-phosphatase MTMR8 isoform X1; protein product: MEHILTPKVEEVKLLDRYTAKKPAIGTLYLTATHLIFVETSCNTRKETWMLHHLIATVEKLPLTAMGCPLHISCKNFHVAHFVISSERDCQNVHQSLVRLSQPGKVEELYAFLYNPKQDEDERRNGWGFIDSAMDFKRMGLPNEFWEMTDLNKNYELCSTYHSELGIPKTASKGTVFGSAKFRSRGRIPTLSYYHKESNAAICRCSQPLSGLSARCVEDEEMLQAISRANPKSTFMYVVDTRPKLNAMANRAAGKGYENEDNYSNICFQFVGIENIHVMRNSLQKLLEVCAMKSPTMSDYLTGLENSGWLRHIKAVMDAGVFLAKAVAEDKASVLVHCSDGWDRTAQVCSLASILLDPFYRTIKGLMVLIEKEWISMGHKFTQRCGHVDGDPKEVSPVFTQFIECLWNLMEQYPCGFEYNEKYLLEIHNHVYSCQFGNFIGNCQREREEMRLYERTFSVWPFLWENRHQYRNPLHKCSLGREVLRPSTLPLNFKFWCGMYNHFDKGMQPKQSILDHLLTITQKKAEGEKKMTDLQIQLAVMDGVLADQGSPTGTPPEQTSLSPVSVSHTAENAKPLMNGAAVEEAEIELVPTAGSEKMEPVAIEN
- the LOC139418420 gene encoding phosphatidylinositol-3,5-bisphosphate 3-phosphatase MTMR8 isoform X2 gives rise to the protein MEHILTPKVEEVKLLDRYTAKKPAIGTLYLTATHLIFVETSCNTRKETWMLHHLIATVEKLPLTAMGCPLHISCKNFHVAHFVISSERDCQNVHQSLVRLSQPGKVEELYAFLYNPKQDEDERRNGWGFIDSAMDFKRMGLPNEFWEMTDLNKNYELCSTYHSELGIPKTASKGTVFGSAKFRSRGRIPTLSYYHKESNAAICRCSQPLSGLSARCVEDEEMLQAISRANPKSTFMYVVDTRPKLNAMANRAAGKGYENEDNYSNICFQFVGIENIHVMRNSLQKLLEVCAMKSPTMSDYLTGLENSGWLRHIKAVMDAGVFLAKAVAEDKASVLVHCSDGWDRTAQVCSLASILLDPFYRTIKGLMVLIEKEWISMGHKFTQRCGHVDGDPKEVSPVFTQFIECLWNLMEQYPCGFEYNEKYLLEIHNHVYSCQFGNFIGNCQREREEMRLYERTFSVWPFLWENRHQYRNPLHKCSLGREVLRPSTLPLNFKFWCGMYNHFDKGMQPKQSILDHLLTITQKKAEGEKKMTDLQILAVMDGVLADQGSPTGTPPEQTSLSPVSVSHTAENAKPLMNGAAVEEAEIELVPTAGSEKMEPVAIEN